AACGGGCCGTCCGGGATCAACACACCCTGACCGCGCAGCAGAACCGGGCCCAAGCGATCATCGACGGCCTCCACCCGCCCCGTAAGGCCAGATTCTTGAAGACCAGCGGGGCCACGCTCACCCTTGATCACACCAGCCTGGACCGGGCACGCCGACTCACCGGCCTGAAAGGCTACGTCACCAACATCACCGTCGACACCATGCCCGCCGACCAGGTGATCTCGGCCTACCACGAACTGTGGCACGTCGAGCAATCCTTCCGGATGTCCAAAACCGACCTCGCTGCCAGACCGATCTTCCACCACACCCGCGACGCGATCGAAGCCCACCTGACCATCGTGTTCACCGCGCTCGCGATCGCCCGCGACCTACAGGCCCGCACCGGCTGGAGCATCAAACGCATCATCCAAACCCTCCAACCGCTACGCCACGTCACCATCACCATCAACGGTCACCCGATCGAAGCCCAACCCGCCATCTCCGACAACACCCGAGAAATCCTCAACACCCTCGGGATTCCCGAGCACTAAACCTGTGGAAGTCAGGAGGCTCGCTCCCGGCCCAAACCGCCGTACCAATTCTGACTCAAAGTTGATAATGCAGGCGTGAGCTTCGGCTGCCGTCGCAACAAGGACCGAGTCTTGATAGCGATGCTCGACATGGTTACGCAGGCCGATGAAGAATTCGATATTCTTCCGGATCGGATCGTTATCCTTGAACTCGTGTTTCAGGCACTGGCTAAGATCCCATGTCTTCTTTGAGTCATCGGGGTTGCGCTTAAAGGTGCGCCGCTTGTCATTCTCTCTATAGAAGATCTCAACCTTTCGGCGCATCCGATCAGCGTGCATCAGGTTCTGCCATGCCAGGTGAATGTGGACTATGAAGTCAGCGAAGCTGCGTCGGTCACCCGGGCGATTGTAGAAGTCGATCGCCACCAGCGCTTGTCGACGTGCTTCCTCAAGGGTGTGCTTCCACGCTGGGGGTCTAGCCATGGATCAACAGACTTTCTGTCGAGAGTCGGAGCGGGACAATGAATCAGGCGGTAACCAACTGCATCAGCTCTGTGTAGTCGGTGACGACGTCGTAGGTGACGTCGCGCCCGTTCTTCTTGTTGAGGGAGGCAAAGAACTTGCGGGCGCACTCGATCTTTGCGTCCTCGACGCCCTTCAGCTGGAGAGTTGAAAGTGAACCCTTGGTCTCCGCGACGAAGTAGACATGCTTGACGCTGCCTTCCTTGAACGCGATAGCCCAGTCCGGGTTGTAGTCCCCGACCGGAGTTGGGATGAAGAACCCGCGCGGGAGCTTCGCGTAGACGGCGACCTCGGTGCTAGTGTCCAGCTCGTTGACGAACGCACGCTCGATCTTCGAGTCGGTCACGACGTAGTCGTAGATGTGCTTCGTGAGCTTGGTACCCGCGTGGGTGAGATCTTGCTTAGTCTGGTTCTCCGTGAAGATCGCCGAGTCGAACGTCTCGTCCAGAGCGTCGTACGCGAGGTGCTCCACGATGACGGTGGCCTTCTGCTCGTTGATCAGCCGGGCAGCCTCGGTGATGAACTGTTCCGGGTTCAGCCTGAACTTCCCGAACGTATCCGGTCGGACGCCCTTGAGGATCGCGGCGACTGTACGGCGGGTCAGCTTCGTCTTCTCGGCGATCTCCCCGAGAAGGTCGTACTTCACCTGAGAGCCAGCCGTCACCGTCTCGGTCACGGTCTCCGTGGTGGAAACCGCGAATCCTGAGCCCTTCGACAGGTCGTCGGCCTCCAGCTCGTCACGCTGCTTGCCCGATTGGATGACGTACTGCATGGACGCGACGTTGAGATGCTTGTCCATGTGGTCGACCGCCTTGCGGATCAATTCGTCTGAGTCGAACTCCACCTGGTAGACCGCCTTATGGTTGATCCGACCCCACAGGCTCTGGAACTCCTTGCGCGCGAAGTTGGCCTCGTTAAGGGGGATCTTCTTCGGCTTGCGGTCATCGACGGGCTTGGGTACGTCGATGTACAGGGAGTCGACCAGCGGCCAGACGAAGTCCACCACCGGACGCAAGACCTCCGAGGTGGGGACAGCGAGCGTCCCTTCAGCCTTGGCCTCCTTGTAGGCGGGTGTGATGTGACCGTCGTCGTCGATGTAGTCGTTGCGCGCCAGATAGTTGTAGATGGACCGGGCCAGTTGCTCCTCCACGACCGACTCGCCTGCGGTGGTCTGGATCGTCTTGCCCGTGAAGAAGTCGACACTCGCCTTGCGCGGACGCGCCGCCAAGGACTCCGAAATCTCCTTCTGGAGCCCATCGACGAAGTCCGTGTAAGACTCGTCGGTCACAACTGTCAGCTCATTGATGTCATGAACCCGAGCGCCCACAGTAGCCTCGTCCATACGCTCACCGTGCTGGTCGACAGCCAGCCGGAGTCCTCGCCCGATCTCTTGGCGTCGCGACACCGTGTTGTCGCTCTTCTTCAGCATCCCCATCACGAACACGTTCGGGTTGTCCCATCCCTCCCGGAGGGCCGAGTGGGAGAAGATGAACCGGACCGGCTCGTCGAAGGAGAGGAGCCGTTCCTTGTCTTTGAGGATCAGGTCGTAGGCGTCGATGTCGGTGGACTGACCCTTGTCATCGCCGCGCCCGGAGACCTTGCCGTCCACCTGGTGCTTGGTCTTCTTATCGATCGAAAAGTAGCCCTGGTGGATCTCGCGCACCTCGTCACGACGCAGGTAGGCCTGATAGGCGGCGGTCGCGTCATCGAGGGCCAGCTCGCCCAGGACCTCGTCGCGGATCAACGCGTATTCTTCCTCGAACACGCGTGCGTACTCGCCGAGGGTGTCCTCCCGGGAGTAGTCGCGGTACTTCGCGACTTCGTCGATGAAGAACAACGACAGCACCTTGATACCTTGGGCAAACAATTCGCGTTCCTTGTCCAGGTGGGCACGGACCACCTCCCGGATCTGGATGCGCCGCTTCGTCTCCTCCGTGACATCGCGGTCGGCAAGCTGCCCGGCGAAGACCGTGTCGCCATTGCTCAGCTCGATCACGTCGCGGTTCGCATCGATATCGACGACGACTAAGGACTTACCGTCAGGCCGGTAGGCCTCCAGCCCGTTCGACAGGTCATGGAGGTTCGTGCCCTTCTCCACCCGCTTGACCTGCCGCTTGATGCCCGTCTTGGTCTGGACCTCGATCTCCACTCGGGCCCGCGGTAGCACGCCCTTTGCGATCTCGATGCCCTCCACGTACAGGTAGGCGGCCGAACCGGCCAAGCCCTTCACCGTGATGCCCCGCACGGCGATCTTCTTGACCAGCTTCTGGTTGTAGGCATCCAGCGCGTCCAAGCGATGGACCTTGGTGTGCTCAACCTTGTGAGTGGCGGAGTACCGCAACATCATCAGCCCGTTGAAGTTCGACAAGGCGTTCAGTGATTTCTCCGCGCTGATCTTCTGCGGTTCGTCGATGATGACGATCGGCCGGTTCGCGGCGATCACATCGATGGGCTTGCGTGACTGGAAGTCGTCCAGGACGTCGTAGATGCGGCGGTTGTCCTTGCCCGTAGCGTTGAAAGCCTGGATGTTAATAATCATCACTTGAACACCTGCATCCGAGCTGAACCGCTCCAGCTCATGCAGTTGCGATGAGTTGTAGACGAAGGACCGCGGCTTGGTGCCATACATCTGCTGAAAGTGGTCAGCAGTGACATCAAAGGACTTCTTCACGCCTTCTCGGATCGCTATCGACGGCACCACGATGATGTACTTCGACCAGCCGTACCGCTTGTGAAGCTCCATGATCGTCTTGATGTAGACGTAGGTCTTACCCGTGCCCGTCTCCATCTCCACATCCAGATTTGGTGCATGCAGCGCCGCCTTGCTGTCCCTCAACTCCGTCGAAAGCGGAAGATTCCGAGTCCGTTGGACCTTCTGGACGTTCGATAGCAACTGCGCGTCGTTCAGGACGATCTCAGCGTTGCGCAAACCCGAATCCGGTCGCTCGTCAGTCTCAAACAGGGCAGGAGCTGCCACCGGACTAACCTTGCCCGGGTCAATCCGGTACGAGATTCCCTCGTGCTTCGGCTGCCCCTCGAACACCTCGACGACTGCGTCGACCGCATCCGTCTGGTACTGCTGAACCTTGAACTGGAGCTTCATATCGGTCAGATCGCCCTCACTTCAGTGGATGGAGACAGCTCCCGGAAAATCTGTTCGGTATTGATGCGGGCAGCATCCGATCCGAACGCGTCGTCGCGGAAAACGACACGCAACGGGCCCCTCTCGGCGATCGCTCGCGCGACTTCGGGAGTCATGGACTCCGTGAAACACGCAATCAGCGCACCATCGTCAACGACGAATACTTCGTGGCCATCAACATCGTCGCGCGTGATCGAAAGCGATAGTTCAAGGCCCCAGTCAAGAAGCACCTGGAACAGCAGGTCTTCCCCCGATCTCCCCGACCGAATGCTTCCTTCTAAGTTGCCGATCTGGAGCTGTGCAGTTTCCTCGGGAGAGCGCAAAACGTCAACCTTGTTTGAAGAGTCCACGCGTAGGTATCGAAATCCACCATCGAGTTCGGAAGCCACAAAACCGCCGCCGTCAGAAAGCTGATTTGCGGCTCTACGCACACGTTCGCTAGCCATGTCGGCGAGATGCTCGAACTCTGCTGGCACTCCCTTTACGGCCGTGTCAATTTGCTCAGGAAGCTGAACTAGTATGAATTTTCTCTTCTGCCCATCCTTGGCATTCTGCGCAAGCGTAGCATGTGCGGCCGTTCCTGAACCGGCGAAATAGTCGAGGACAATCGCATCTTCGGGTGCTGCTGCTGCAATTAAGAGCTGAATCAGCGAAACAGGTTTAGGGTAACTGAACTGGCTGGATGTGAATCCAATTTGCTCGATATCCTTTGTGCCCTGAGTCGTTGAAATTCCCATGATCAGGTCCTTGAGCGACGTAGAGTCGACATTTCGAACCTTTGTGTAGACTCTCCATCCTGAAGTTGTCTCGACAAACTCCAAGTCTTGCGACTCAGACTCCACCTTCGAAGCGCTCCATCGGAATGCGTGGTACTTGTGCACTCCATCACCATTGGCATGCGGCGAGATCTTGACAAACTCGGGAAACTTGTGGCTCTCAGAAACGGGAGCGGTCCTAACCTGTCGGTCGTGCGGATTAAAATAGATGTCGAATACTAGATTGGGGCGCGTTTCTTCATTGAATGCCGAATTTGTATTGTATAGCTCATTCTTTGTTACATATGGACCAAACGCGTCAGACTTGATTTCATAGTTGAAACCCTTGTAGATCGACGGCATAATCGTCTTGGACTCAGACCCTGAGACGAGAAACTCAGACACGAATTCGGCATTCCGCGCGTAACATAATATGTATTCCTTTGTTCCAGCCGCACCGCTCTTGGAGATCTGCCTTCCCTTTAGATTGCTTATCCAGACGAAGGCGTTGAGGAAATTTTGGGCGCCGAAGACCTCATCCAGAATCTTCTTGAGGTTCTCATACTCGTGATCATCGATAGAGACAAAAAAGACTCCGTCGTCCGTCATAAGATTACGAGCCAGCTTGACCCGCGGGTAAATCATACTCAACCAGTCCGAGTGGTAGCGACCGTTGGCGTCAGTATTCGCCACGAGGCGCACACCTTCATCGTCGACCTGCCCCGAGCGGTTAAGAAAGGACTCCGTTGATTCGGCAAAGTCGTCGTCGTATATGAAGTCATTTCCTGTGTTGTATGGCGGGTCGATGTACACGAAACCGACCTTCCCCAGGTAGGACTCTTGGAGAAGCTTGAGGGCGTCGAGATTGTCCCCCTCGATGAAGAGGTTCTTGGTGGTGTCGAAGTCGACTGACTCCTCGCGGACCGGTCGTAAGGTCTTGGCGACGGGCGCGTTGGCGGCGAACGCTGCGGCGCGCTTGCCAGGCCAGTCCAACCGGTAGCGTTCTTGGGGTCCTTCGACGATGTGGTCGGAGAGTTCCTGGCGGAGGAGGTCGAAGTCCACGGCGCGCTGGGGGTTGCCGTTGTCGTCGAGCGTCTCGGTGACAACGGTTGGGAACAGGTCGGCGAGTTTGTCGATGTTCGCCTCTGTCAGGTCGGGCGATGTCATGCGCAGTTTCTCCACTTTCTTGCCTCTGCCTATCTTTCACTCAGCGCAGTCAGTTGTGCTTGTTTGGTCTTGAGGGTGCGGCGCAGTTCGATCTTGCGGTTGAACTGCTTCTCGGTGCGGAGCTTTCGCTCCAGTGTCTTGATCTCGCGTTCGAGCTTGCCGATGGTCTTGAGTCTGTCAGCGACCTCTGACATTCCTTCTTCTGGACGGACCTCGACGTTGGTGAGGGGTTCGAGCAGAGCCGCATAGAGGGTCGTCAACGTGATCGCGGTCGGTAGCGGTTGGCGCTCGGTGTCGGCTGGTAGCCACGCGGTGCTGAAGTACTGGCTGATTTTCGGTGCGCCCGTGCCGAGTTGCTTGTGGGCTGCGACCATGCGATTCTCGCGCGCACCAGCGATGTCGCGGCTGATTTCGAAGACGAGTGGGCGGGGCATCGACGTGTCGATGGCGCTGAGGACCGGTTCGGAAACGTCAGCGCCCTTCGCATCGATTTGGAAGACAGCGATGTCAGGGACTTCGTCGGTACCCGCCAGGTTGATCGTCGCTTCAGCTAAGTCGTAGGCCCACGTCACGCGATCGACCTCGGAGATGAACTTCTCCCGCAGCGCAGTATTGACTCGGGCGTGTTCGTAGAACTTCTCCTTGGGCACGCGTCGTCCGAAGTGGGCGGCGTTTGGCCACCGGTACAACACGTCAGTCACGGTCGCTCGCCTCCTCGGTGGAGGGGACGACGGCGATGAAGGCGGTGAGTTCGAAGTCGTCGAGTCCAGCGATGGTCTGTGTGAGGGCGGTGGTAGGCCCTGGGGTGAACAGGCTGTCGATGTCACGTTCCTCGGTGACGTCGATCATCGAGTGGATCGCGTCGGTCAGCAACTGTGAGTATGCGTCCATGTCGGCACCGTCCCGGGTCGCTTGGTTGAATGTGCGGACCGCACTAGCCACCGGTTGATCGTAGGGGCGGCACCCCGTGCGCAGGAGGTCGAGGAGATGCTTGGCCTCCGTGTGGTCGGCGACCACTTCGCCATCCTGGTCGAGGTAGACGAGGTAGTGCGGGTGGAGGCGGTTGCCACGGTTCATGTGCTCGTCCGCGTTGACGTTGCGCAACGCGAAGATCACGCCGGGTAGCAGTCCCTTACCCGGGTCGGCGGGGACCACGGCATGCAGACCCTTCGGCACCGCAGCAAGGTCACCGTACTGCTTGATGTAGCCGAGCAGGTCCATGCGGAAGTCGTTGAGTCCGAGGTCCGTGATCGACACACCAGTGCGGACGTCTTCCAGCTCGATGACCTCGTCCTGGAGCTTGCGGAGCTGCTCCTTGCGGAAGGCTGCGTCAGGGTCTTCTTGGGTCAGGACATTGTCGTCGGCGGTACCAGCGATGTCAGCGATCACCATACGGTTCTCGACACGTTCCTTAAGGTTGATGTACTCGTCCAAGGAGATGTCGGGCCAGAAGTTCACCAACTGGATGACCCGGTTGGTGGAGCCGATGCGGTCGATACGTCCGAAGCGCTGGATGATGCGGACCGGGTTCCAGTGGATGTCGTAGTTGATGAGGTAGTCGCAGTCCTGGAGGTTCTGCCCCTCGCTGATGACATCGGTGCCGATGAGTACGTCCAGCTCACGGGTCTCCCCGGGCATGGTCACGTCTCGCTGTTTGGAGCGCGGGGAGAACAGGGACATGATCTGCTGGAAGTCAAACCCCTTCCCCAGTGTCGTGTGGGCGCGGTTGCCGCCCGTGATGACTGCCGTCTCTATGCCCGCGGCGGCTAGAGCAGGGGCCAGGTTTGCGTAGAGGTAGTTGGTGGTGTCGGCGAAGGCGGAGAACACCAGGACCTTGCGGTTGCCGGGGTTGATCGGATGCTGCTCTTTGGAACGGATGATGTCCTTGAGCTTGCGGAGCTTGAGGTCGTGCTCGGGGGTGACCTTGCTCATCTCGTCAAGGAGTTCACGCAGGGTCTCACGATCGTTCCACAGGTCCCGTTGCCAGGACTCGATGTCAAGGTCGTCCAGGTCGATGCGGATCTTCTCGCCGAAGGAGAGTGCCTCGATGTTGGCGTCGTCCTCGTCGTCGATGTCGAAGTCCTGGCCTGCCATGTCTGGGACGAGGTCGGCAAGGTTTCCGGCGTGGTTGCTGATCCGGGACAGAGTGTGGGTGACGGAGTCCTGCACCTTGCCCAGCGTGAGGCGGAACGCCTCCACTGAGCTTTCCAACCGTTTTAGGAGGTTGACGGTCATCAGCTGTTTGAGGCCTTGCTCGCGGCCTGCCTGCCCCAGATTCGACCGGGCAGTGCCCGCGGTGACGTCGTAGAGGTCCTCGTACTTGCTGCGACGGGAGGGGAAGACATAAGCCAACGGGGTGTAGACGGCCAACGTGAGTGCCTGAAGCTGCTCAAAGATGTCGTTGAAGCCCGGCACATCCGGCAGGTCGGTGAGCGGTTCACGCACGGAGATGGGCGTGAGGCGTTCGGGGAAGGCTCCGATCTCGCTGGTGTCGTAGAAGGCCTGGATATGTTTGCGGGAACGCGCAATCGTCACCGAGTCCAGAAGTTCGAAGAAGTCGAAGTCCAACATTTTCAAGATCTGGTCCGTGGTGCGCGCCTCTGGATCCAACTTGGACCATTCGTTGAAGACACGTTGGGCGTCAGAGAAGACTTTCTCCACACTGGTGGAGATGTTCAGATGCTTGGCGAGGTTCTCCGACTCACCCTCATAAGCCAGTTGGAGCTGGTTCTTCAGGTCGTTGAACCGGTTGTTCACCGGGGTTGCCGAGAGCATCAGCACCTTGGTCTTCACGCCCTCCTTGATGACCTGGCGCATGAGACGCTGGTAACGCGA
The Brooklawnia propionicigenes DNA segment above includes these coding regions:
- a CDS encoding DUF3644 domain-containing protein yields the protein MARPPAWKHTLEEARRQALVAIDFYNRPGDRRSFADFIVHIHLAWQNLMHADRMRRKVEIFYRENDKRRTFKRNPDDSKKTWDLSQCLKHEFKDNDPIRKNIEFFIGLRNHVEHRYQDSVLVATAAEAHACIINFESELVRRFGPGASLLTSTGLVLGNPEGVEDFSGVVGDGGLGFDRVTVDGDGDVA
- a CDS encoding type III restriction-modification system endonuclease — its product is MKLQFKVQQYQTDAVDAVVEVFEGQPKHEGISYRIDPGKVSPVAAPALFETDERPDSGLRNAEIVLNDAQLLSNVQKVQRTRNLPLSTELRDSKAALHAPNLDVEMETGTGKTYVYIKTIMELHKRYGWSKYIIVVPSIAIREGVKKSFDVTADHFQQMYGTKPRSFVYNSSQLHELERFSSDAGVQVMIINIQAFNATGKDNRRIYDVLDDFQSRKPIDVIAANRPIVIIDEPQKISAEKSLNALSNFNGLMMLRYSATHKVEHTKVHRLDALDAYNQKLVKKIAVRGITVKGLAGSAAYLYVEGIEIAKGVLPRARVEIEVQTKTGIKRQVKRVEKGTNLHDLSNGLEAYRPDGKSLVVVDIDANRDVIELSNGDTVFAGQLADRDVTEETKRRIQIREVVRAHLDKERELFAQGIKVLSLFFIDEVAKYRDYSREDTLGEYARVFEEEYALIRDEVLGELALDDATAAYQAYLRRDEVREIHQGYFSIDKKTKHQVDGKVSGRGDDKGQSTDIDAYDLILKDKERLLSFDEPVRFIFSHSALREGWDNPNVFVMGMLKKSDNTVSRRQEIGRGLRLAVDQHGERMDEATVGARVHDINELTVVTDESYTDFVDGLQKEISESLAARPRKASVDFFTGKTIQTTAGESVVEEQLARSIYNYLARNDYIDDDGHITPAYKEAKAEGTLAVPTSEVLRPVVDFVWPLVDSLYIDVPKPVDDRKPKKIPLNEANFARKEFQSLWGRINHKAVYQVEFDSDELIRKAVDHMDKHLNVASMQYVIQSGKQRDELEADDLSKGSGFAVSTTETVTETVTAGSQVKYDLLGEIAEKTKLTRRTVAAILKGVRPDTFGKFRLNPEQFITEAARLINEQKATVIVEHLAYDALDETFDSAIFTENQTKQDLTHAGTKLTKHIYDYVVTDSKIERAFVNELDTSTEVAVYAKLPRGFFIPTPVGDYNPDWAIAFKEGSVKHVYFVAETKGSLSTLQLKGVEDAKIECARKFFASLNKKNGRDVTYDVVTDYTELMQLVTA
- a CDS encoding site-specific DNA-methyltransferase, coding for MEKLRMTSPDLTEANIDKLADLFPTVVTETLDDNGNPQRAVDFDLLRQELSDHIVEGPQERYRLDWPGKRAAAFAANAPVAKTLRPVREESVDFDTTKNLFIEGDNLDALKLLQESYLGKVGFVYIDPPYNTGNDFIYDDDFAESTESFLNRSGQVDDEGVRLVANTDANGRYHSDWLSMIYPRVKLARNLMTDDGVFFVSIDDHEYENLKKILDEVFGAQNFLNAFVWISNLKGRQISKSGAAGTKEYILCYARNAEFVSEFLVSGSESKTIMPSIYKGFNYEIKSDAFGPYVTKNELYNTNSAFNEETRPNLVFDIYFNPHDRQVRTAPVSESHKFPEFVKISPHANGDGVHKYHAFRWSASKVESESQDLEFVETTSGWRVYTKVRNVDSTSLKDLIMGISTTQGTKDIEQIGFTSSQFSYPKPVSLIQLLIAAAAPEDAIVLDYFAGSGTAAHATLAQNAKDGQKRKFILVQLPEQIDTAVKGVPAEFEHLADMASERVRRAANQLSDGGGFVASELDGGFRYLRVDSSNKVDVLRSPEETAQLQIGNLEGSIRSGRSGEDLLFQVLLDWGLELSLSITRDDVDGHEVFVVDDGALIACFTESMTPEVARAIAERGPLRVVFRDDAFGSDAARINTEQIFRELSPSTEVRAI
- a CDS encoding DUF4391 domain-containing protein, yielding MTDVLYRWPNAAHFGRRVPKEKFYEHARVNTALREKFISEVDRVTWAYDLAEATINLAGTDEVPDIAVFQIDAKGADVSEPVLSAIDTSMPRPLVFEISRDIAGARENRMVAAHKQLGTGAPKISQYFSTAWLPADTERQPLPTAITLTTLYAALLEPLTNVEVRPEEGMSEVADRLKTIGKLEREIKTLERKLRTEKQFNRKIELRRTLKTKQAQLTALSER
- a CDS encoding helicase-related protein, whose protein sequence is MTQLRIINNTTDLLGDDLKSVIAPGSKVRIAASTFSIFAFEALKKELEQVGELEFIFTSPSFVAEDVTDKVRKERRQFFIPAGHAESAIAGSEFEIRLRNKLTQKAIARECADWVRRKVTFRSNATGNPMQPLAAVDDRAAYFPIQGFTTTDLGYEKGPAISNYVPKYEGVAETQQFLALFDQIWNNPDQLDDVTQAVCDHIATVYAENSPERIYFLILYNLFADFLDDVNEDVLPNDRTGYQDTKVWKSLYNFQRDAATGIINKLETYNGCILADSVGLGKTFTALAVIKYYELRNKSVLVLCPKKLAENWTNYNSNYTTNLFREDRFAYDVLAHTDLSRTRGESLGLDLSRINWGNYDLVVIDESHNFRNADYAEEKESRYQRLMRQVIKEGVKTKVLMLSATPVNNRFNDLKNQLQLAYEGESENLAKHLNISTSVEKVFSDAQRVFNEWSKLDPEARTTDQILKMLDFDFFELLDSVTIARSRKHIQAFYDTSEIGAFPERLTPISVREPLTDLPDVPGFNDIFEQLQALTLAVYTPLAYVFPSRRSKYEDLYDVTAGTARSNLGQAGREQGLKQLMTVNLLKRLESSVEAFRLTLGKVQDSVTHTLSRISNHAGNLADLVPDMAGQDFDIDDEDDANIEALSFGEKIRIDLDDLDIESWQRDLWNDRETLRELLDEMSKVTPEHDLKLRKLKDIIRSKEQHPINPGNRKVLVFSAFADTTNYLYANLAPALAAAGIETAVITGGNRAHTTLGKGFDFQQIMSLFSPRSKQRDVTMPGETRELDVLIGTDVISEGQNLQDCDYLINYDIHWNPVRIIQRFGRIDRIGSTNRVIQLVNFWPDISLDEYINLKERVENRMVIADIAGTADDNVLTQEDPDAAFRKEQLRKLQDEVIELEDVRTGVSITDLGLNDFRMDLLGYIKQYGDLAAVPKGLHAVVPADPGKGLLPGVIFALRNVNADEHMNRGNRLHPHYLVYLDQDGEVVADHTEAKHLLDLLRTGCRPYDQPVASAVRTFNQATRDGADMDAYSQLLTDAIHSMIDVTEERDIDSLFTPGPTTALTQTIAGLDDFELTAFIAVVPSTEEASDRD